Proteins encoded together in one Brassica napus cultivar Da-Ae unplaced genomic scaffold, Da-Ae ScsIHWf_3018;HRSCAF=3805, whole genome shotgun sequence window:
- the LOC125602871 gene encoding photosystem II protein D1 has translation MTAILERRESESLWGRFCNWITSTENRLYIGWFGVLMIPTLLTATSVFIIAFIAAPPVDIDGIREPVSGSLLYGNNIISGAIIPTSAAIGLHFYPIWEAASVDEWLYNGGPYELIVLHFLLGVACYMGREWELSFRLGMRPWIAVAYSAPVAAATAVFLIYPIGQGSFSDGMPLGISGTFNFMIVFQAEHNILMHPFHMLGVAGVFGGSLFSAMHGSLVTSSLIRETTENESANEGYRFGQEEETYNIVAAHGYFGRLIFQYASFNNSRSLHFFLAAWPVVGIWFTALGISTMAFNLNGFNFNQSVVDSQGRVINTWADIINRANLGMEVMHERNAHNFPLDLAAVEAPSING, from the coding sequence ATGACTGCAATTTTAGAGAGACGCGAAAGCGAAAGCCTATGGGGTCGCTTCTGTAACTGGATAACTAGTACTGAAAACCGTCTTTACATTGGAtggtttggtgttttgatgatCCCTACCTTATTGACCGCAACTTCCGTTTTTATTATCGCATTCATTGCTGCTCCTCCAGTAGATATTGATGGTATTCGTGAACCTGTTTCTGGATCTCTTCTTTACGGAAACAATATTATTTCAGGTGCCATTATTCCTACTTCTGCAGCTATTGGTTTGCATTTTTACCCGATCTGGGAAGCTGCATCCGTTGATGAATGGCTATACAACGGTGGTCCTTATGAACTAATTGTTCTACACTTTTTACTTGGTGTAGCTTGTTATATGGGTCGTGAGTGGGAACTTAGTTTCCGTCTGGGTATGCGTCCTTGGATTGCTGTTGCATATTCAGCTCCTGTTGCAGCTGCTACTGCTGTTTTCTTGATCTACCCAATTGGTCAAGGAAGTTTTTCTGATGGTATGCCTCTAGGAATCTCTGGTACTTTCAACTTTATGATTGTATTCCAGGCTGAGCACAACATTCTTATGCACCCATTTCACATGTTAGGTGTAGCTGGTGTATTCGGCGGCTCCCTATTTAGTGCTATGCATGGTTCTTTGGTAACTTCTAGTTTGATCAGGGAAACCACAGAAAATGAATCTGCTAATGAAGGTTACAGATTcggtcaagaagaagaaacttacaACATTGTAGCTGCTCACGGTTATTTTGGCCGATTGATCTTCCAATATGCTAGTTTCAACAATTCTCGTTCTTTACATTTCTTCTTAGCGGCTTGGCCGGTAGTAGGTATTTGGTTTACTGCTTTAGGTATTAGTACTATGGCTTTCAACCTAAATGGTTTCAATTTCAACCAATCAGTAGTTGATAGTCAAGGACGTGTTATTAATACTTGGGCTGATATTATTAACCGTGCTAACCTTGGTATGGAAGTTATGCATGAACGTAATGCTCACAACTTCCCTCTAGACCTAGCTGCTGTTGAGGCTCCATCTATAAATGGATAA